The uncultured Sphaerochaeta sp. genome includes the window GTGCCCTGTTTTCCAATCCGTCTTGGTTACATCGCCTTGATCAGGGAGAGGTCCCCACTGGCAGCTGCACGAAGCAGGGGTGCCATGTAGGTGTCAACATCACTACTGCTCATCGGAACCGGCATGTTCTGCAATTTCATTGCAAGCTGAGGGTCCTTAGCAGCATTCAATGCACGCTCGATATGAGCCTCACTGAATCCCTTCAGGTCATTGAGCTTGCTGGGAGCCTTGATGGACTTGCTGAATGCAATCATGGCCTCAGCCACGGCAACTGCAAGTTCTTCCCCTTCCAGGCTCTCCACAGAAGATCCAAAACCGAACTCGGCGAAGATTGAACCAACAACCTTCAGCTGCTTCTGGATTGCCTTGGAGTAGAGCACCGCATAGTAAGGGTTCATGATTCCGCAGGCTGTCCCATGGCTGACAATGTCCACCAGGGAAAAGCTGGTAAGGTGAGCACCACTGGTTCCCCCGATCATGATGGCATACCCACCAAGGTCGGTGGCAAGGCCGATAGCCTCACGTGCCTTCACATTCTTGGGATCCTCGACCAGTACCTTTGCATACTCTGCCACCAGGCTGATGGCACACTCGGCGATCTCACGGGCCTTCTCATAGGTCTCTTCCTTGGCACCACAGAACACCTCAAAGGTGTGTGCAATGGCATCAAGGGCTCCGTCGATGGTCACGCTGATCGGCATGCTGACCGTTGTCTCATAGTCGAACAGGCCAACAGTCGGGACGACTGCGTTGTCCACGATAAGCTTCTTCTGTCCGGCCACCGGGTCGGTGACGTTGGAATACTTGGTCAGGTGGGCACCACTGGAGGCACTGGTCTGCACTGCGATGACAGGAATCAGGGAAGAGCCGGTCTCATCAAGGGACTTGCTCACCACATTGGTCCCGAAGTAGTGGTCGATCTCTGGGGTCACCTTTGCGCCAAGGGTAGCCAGTGCATTGGCTGCCTTCACTGCATCGATGGCCGAACCACCACCGATAACGACGATGCAATCGGGCTTGGTGTGCAGGATATAGGACTCGAGTCGATATACATCCTCACGGGGGGCATTGGGCTTTGCATCGGGAGCGATCATATTACCGGCAAGTTCAACACCTGCGGCATTGAGGTAGGAAACAACCCGGTCTGCAACCGGCTTCATATAGGTGGTATTGCTTACCACGAGGGCACGCTTGCCAAATTTGGCAGCCAATGGCCCTACCTGGTCAAGCACTCCCAGGCCGTGGACATATGAGTCCCCTTTCCAATCATTCAAGAGTGTATAGGCACGTTTCATTTGATCCATAACAGTATCTCCTTATTTGCAAAGTTTTTTTGCGCGTTCTGCAATATTCTCTGCGCTAATTCCATATTTTGCCAAGAGTGGTTCATAAGGACCAGTCTCGGTAAATACATCCTCGATTCCTATAGCATCAAATCTACAGGAAATCCCTGCTTTCATAAAGGCCTCACTGACAGCACTGGAGAATCCACCAGCGAGCACATGCTCTTCTACGCAAAGCAGCTTGCCGGTCTTGGCTACGCTCTCCTTGAGTGTCTGGACATCAAGTGGCTTTACTACCGGTACACTCAGTACCTCAGCCTTGATCCCCTCTTTCTGGAGCAGGGCGGCTGCCTCATTGGCGAAGCTTGCAGTAATACCGTTCGCTGCGATGGTTACATCACTTCCGCTTGCAGTACAGACTGTTCCGATCGTATCAGAGGCAGGAAGATCAGGCATTGCATTACGGTTAAGTCTGATATACACAGGGCCCTTCTGCTTCAGTGCATATTCCAATGCCTGCTCAGCTTGTTTGGCATCACCAGGAACGATAACCTGCATATTCGGTAGTGCTCTCATGATGGCAATGTCAGTTATTGCTTGGTGGCTTGCTCCATCAAAGGAGTCGGAAAGGCCACCATAAGCTCCTGCGATGATGACAGGAAGGTTATTGTAGCAAAGGGTATTACGAATCTGGTCGGTAGCTTTCAGGGCGAGGAAGATGGCAAATGCGTTAACCACAGGATGGTATCCAGCTGTTGCCATACCAGCAGCAATATCGACCATGTTCGCCTCAGCCACTCCTACATTATAGAAGCGGTCGGGAAAAGCCTTTCCAAAATATGCACTCTTGGTAGATGAAGACACATCAGCATCAAACACCACCAACTCAGGATGGGTAGCACCCAGTTCGGCAAGTTTCTTGCCGAAAGCATCTCTCATGGCATCGCTCATAGGGAGGCCTCCTTCTTCTCAATGTCAGCATTCAGTTCGATCATACCCTTGGCGTATGAGTCATCATCGATGACAGCCCCATGCCAGGTATTCTTTCCTTCAGTGAAGGAGACACCCTTTCCCTTAACGGTATTGTAGATAACCGCTTTTGGCCACTGGTTGTCACTATCCATCCATGCAAAGGACTCCATCACCTCTAAGGTGTTGTTTCCATCGTAGGCTTTCTCAGCAACATTCCAGCCGAATGACTTGAGCTTGTCAGCAAGCGGGTCGAGCGGCATGATTTCATCAGCGGTTCCATCGAGCTGAACCTTGTTGTAATCGATCATGAGGACAAAATGCTCAGGCTTGAACTTTGCTGCACTCATAAGAGCTTCCCAACTCTGCCCCTCATTCAAACAACCTTCCCCGCTGATCACATAGGTCCAGAACTGCTTTCCAGACTGCTTTGCCGCCAAAGCCATTCCCAATCCGATGGAGAGCCCGTGTCCCAGAGCTCCGGTGGACATATCAACACCGGGGAGGGTCTTCATACAGGGGTGACCCTGCAATCGGGTATTCAGGGTACGGAAGGTTGGAAGTTCCTCAACCGGGAAATACCCACGGTGGGCAAGCATGGTGTAGAGATTCATCGAAGCATGTCCCTTCGAAAGTACTACACGGTCGCGATCTTCCCACTGGGGATCGTCACTCTTGATATTGAGGCGATTGAAATAGAGG containing:
- a CDS encoding transketolase → MNTTVKELLSQKDRKFNAKELALLAAYFRSVMFDTLHTSGTGHWGGAASSAELTTCLYFNRLNIKSDDPQWEDRDRVVLSKGHASMNLYTMLAHRGYFPVEELPTFRTLNTRLQGHPCMKTLPGVDMSTGALGHGLSIGLGMALAAKQSGKQFWTYVISGEGCLNEGQSWEALMSAAKFKPEHFVLMIDYNKVQLDGTADEIMPLDPLADKLKSFGWNVAEKAYDGNNTLEVMESFAWMDSDNQWPKAVIYNTVKGKGVSFTEGKNTWHGAVIDDDSYAKGMIELNADIEKKEASL
- a CDS encoding transketolase C-terminal domain-containing protein, producing the protein MSDAMRDAFGKKLAELGATHPELVVFDADVSSSTKSAYFGKAFPDRFYNVGVAEANMVDIAAGMATAGYHPVVNAFAIFLALKATDQIRNTLCYNNLPVIIAGAYGGLSDSFDGASHQAITDIAIMRALPNMQVIVPGDAKQAEQALEYALKQKGPVYIRLNRNAMPDLPASDTIGTVCTASGSDVTIAANGITASFANEAAALLQKEGIKAEVLSVPVVKPLDVQTLKESVAKTGKLLCVEEHVLAGGFSSAVSEAFMKAGISCRFDAIGIEDVFTETGPYEPLLAKYGISAENIAERAKKLCK
- a CDS encoding iron-containing alcohol dehydrogenase; the encoded protein is MDQMKRAYTLLNDWKGDSYVHGLGVLDQVGPLAAKFGKRALVVSNTTYMKPVADRVVSYLNAAGVELAGNMIAPDAKPNAPREDVYRLESYILHTKPDCIVVIGGGSAIDAVKAANALATLGAKVTPEIDHYFGTNVVSKSLDETGSSLIPVIAVQTSASSGAHLTKYSNVTDPVAGQKKLIVDNAVVPTVGLFDYETTVSMPISVTIDGALDAIAHTFEVFCGAKEETYEKAREIAECAISLVAEYAKVLVEDPKNVKAREAIGLATDLGGYAIMIGGTSGAHLTSFSLVDIVSHGTACGIMNPYYAVLYSKAIQKQLKVVGSIFAEFGFGSSVESLEGEELAVAVAEAMIAFSKSIKAPSKLNDLKGFSEAHIERALNAAKDPQLAMKLQNMPVPMSSSDVDTYMAPLLRAAASGDLSLIKAM